From the Comamonas antarctica genome, the window CAGCGAGGGCGTGCCCACGCAGGGATCGAGCATCGGCGACAGCAGGATCTGCCCGGCCAGCGGCGGATGGCGCTGGTCGCGCGCCATCATGCACACGCCGGCCGCGAGATTGCCGCCCGCCTCCTCGCCGGCCAGATACACCGGCGCGCCCTTGCCCGCCAGACGCACGCGGTGGCGCCAGGCCCACTGCAGCACGCCATAGCCGATCTCCAGCGGCTGTGGAAACGGATGCTCGGGCGCCAGCGGATAGGCCACCGAAACCACGCGCGCACCCGCGGCGGCAAGCAGATGCGCCACCGTGCAGCCGCTGTCGAGCGAGCCGGAGATGAACGCCCCGCCGTGGAAGTGCACCACCAGCGGCAGGCAGTCGCCGGCCTTCTTGTGGCCGTAGGTGCGCACCGCGACCTGCTGGCCGGTGGCCAGGGCAATGACGTCGTCGGCGGGGCGATCGGGTGAAGGTGTGGGCATGGTGTGGTCCGGACGCAAGCGTGGAGCCACAAATGTAAACGCTGGGGCAACGCCCACCAACCGCGCAAATGCAGCCGCAGTGTTTCCAAAACCCGAACAATCAAGGCCTGGACCCCATGTCAGAATTCGTTACCCGCTGACCACCAACCCAGGAGAGCCCATGGATCAGATACAAGCCATGCGCACCTTCGCGCGCGTGGTCGAGGCCGGCACCTTCACGCATGCAGCCGATTCGCTGCAGCTGCCCAAGGCCACCGTCACCAAGCATGTGCAGGCGCTCGAGGAGCGGCTGCGCGTGAAGCTGCTCAACCGCACCACGCGCCGCGTCACCGTCACCACCGACGGCGCGGCGTACTACGACCGCGCCGTGCGCCTGCTCGCCGATTTCGACGACATGGAGGCCAGCATGACGCAGGCCCGC encodes:
- a CDS encoding alpha/beta hydrolase encodes the protein MPTPSPDRPADDVIALATGQQVAVRTYGHKKAGDCLPLVVHFHGGAFISGSLDSGCTVAHLLAAAGARVVSVAYPLAPEHPFPQPLEIGYGVLQWAWRHRVRLAGKGAPVYLAGEEAGGNLAAGVCMMARDQRHPPLAGQILLSPMLDPCVGTPSLRAATGTATDCKWAQGWHLFLRSAHDAQHPYAVPSAAQRLAGLPPTLVLVGQDDPMRDEALAYAARLESAGLEVARHVFDKARQWPDALLQPDPRPCPCADEVQAQFQRFFATTRCRSELKP